A part of Bacillus thuringiensis genomic DNA contains:
- a CDS encoding DUF445 domain-containing protein codes for MNIWLSMLTTTGLGAIIGGFTNHLAIKMLFRPHRPIYIGKFQVPFTPGLIPKRRDELAVQLGKMVVEHLLTPEGIGKKLTNEEFQKSLIHWAQVEVDKVITNEQSLRQMLEKWNVAHVEKEAIEKIERVIIEKIEAFLAEYYTYTWEQALPHSVHEKIENAIPNVSAFILDRGISFFESEEGKARLSKMIDDFFASRGTLLNLVGMFLGNVSVVDRVQPEVIKFLGQDGTKQLLTDVLLKEWEKLKGRDVKEVETFVEKEMIVNSILSAVKVEETVNKFLNQSVQQVCEPIRETIMGKVVPSAVTKGLKWGTENVESILNNLHLAEIVQQEVSTFSTERLEDLVLSITKNELKMITYLGALLGGMIGIVQGLLLLFLK; via the coding sequence ATGAATATATGGTTAAGTATGTTAACGACGACAGGGCTCGGAGCAATTATCGGAGGATTCACAAATCATTTAGCGATAAAAATGTTATTTCGTCCTCATCGCCCTATTTATATTGGAAAGTTTCAAGTTCCATTTACACCAGGGTTAATTCCGAAACGCCGCGATGAGCTTGCTGTTCAATTAGGGAAAATGGTTGTAGAGCATTTGTTAACGCCAGAAGGAATCGGAAAGAAGCTAACAAATGAAGAGTTTCAAAAAAGCTTAATTCACTGGGCACAAGTAGAAGTGGATAAAGTAATTACGAATGAACAATCGTTACGACAAATGTTAGAAAAATGGAATGTAGCGCATGTAGAAAAAGAAGCAATCGAGAAAATCGAGCGTGTGATTATAGAAAAAATAGAGGCATTTTTAGCGGAGTACTATACATATACATGGGAACAGGCTTTACCTCATTCTGTTCATGAAAAAATCGAGAATGCGATCCCAAATGTCTCAGCGTTTATTTTAGATCGAGGAATCAGTTTTTTTGAAAGTGAAGAAGGGAAAGCTCGTCTTTCAAAAATGATTGATGATTTCTTTGCTTCTCGCGGGACGTTATTAAACTTAGTCGGAATGTTTTTAGGGAATGTAAGTGTAGTGGATCGTGTGCAGCCAGAAGTCATTAAGTTTTTAGGGCAAGATGGCACAAAGCAGCTTTTAACCGATGTACTACTAAAAGAGTGGGAAAAGTTAAAAGGAAGAGATGTAAAAGAAGTAGAAACGTTTGTAGAAAAAGAAATGATTGTAAACTCCATATTGTCTGCAGTTAAAGTTGAGGAAACAGTGAATAAGTTTTTAAACCAATCTGTGCAGCAAGTATGTGAACCGATTCGAGAAACAATTATGGGAAAAGTAGTCCCAAGCGCAGTAACGAAAGGCTTGAAGTGGGGAACAGAAAACGTAGAAAGTATACTAAATAATCTCCACTTGGCGGAAATTGTCCAGCAAGAAGTATCCACATTTTCAACAGAGAGACTAGAAGATTTAGTTCTATCCATTACAAAAAATGAACTAAAAATGATTACGTATTTAGGTGCCTTATTAGGCGGAATGATTGGAATCGTGCAAGGGTTATTACTGTTGTTTCTTAAATAA
- a CDS encoding YlbF/YmcA family competence regulator, with amino-acid sequence MTKNIHDVAYELQKAIAENEDFKTLKESYAAVQADTASKNLFDEFRTMQLGLQQKMMQGQEITEEDNQQAQEVVVRIQQDAKITKLMETEQRLNIVITDVNKIIMKPLEDLYNAQQQA; translated from the coding sequence ATGACAAAAAACATTCATGATGTAGCATATGAATTACAAAAAGCAATCGCTGAAAACGAAGATTTCAAAACGTTAAAAGAGAGCTACGCAGCAGTTCAGGCTGATACAGCTTCAAAGAACTTATTCGATGAGTTCCGTACAATGCAACTTGGCCTACAACAAAAAATGATGCAAGGTCAAGAGATCACTGAAGAAGATAACCAACAAGCACAAGAAGTTGTAGTTCGCATTCAACAAGATGCTAAAATCACAAAGTTAATGGAAACTGAACAACGCCTAAACATCGTTATCACTGACGTTAACAAAATTATCATGAAGCCACTTGAAGATTTATATAACGCGCAACAACAAGCGTAA
- a CDS encoding NDxxF motif lipoprotein: MKKYTLYSLMLLTLLFLPACSNNAQPKEENDVQSIKDVTIKIPETIFTSSKKNETINEDEMKQNIKNYLDYSGELYENIVPLSSAMSDESVTESDREKLKKLVDLAQQNDANFHDFISNNTLPDDYKQPSKEIHDYISASTALSVELDQEIDKLAQDGNLFKTDFSFTKRLEKVNGRKQKEIEKFLKEKNIKTEYFHK; the protein is encoded by the coding sequence TCAAACAATGCACAACCTAAGGAAGAAAACGATGTGCAATCTATTAAAGATGTGACGATTAAAATTCCAGAAACTATATTCACTTCCTCAAAAAAGAATGAAACTATTAACGAAGACGAAATGAAACAAAATATAAAAAATTATTTAGATTATAGCGGAGAGTTATACGAAAACATCGTTCCACTTTCGTCAGCCATGTCTGACGAGAGTGTCACTGAATCTGATCGAGAGAAATTAAAAAAACTAGTAGATTTAGCACAACAAAACGATGCGAACTTCCATGATTTTATTAGCAACAATACACTCCCTGATGATTACAAACAGCCTTCAAAGGAAATTCATGATTATATTTCCGCGTCTACCGCACTTTCAGTAGAACTAGATCAGGAAATAGACAAACTCGCTCAAGATGGTAACTTATTCAAAACTGATTTTTCTTTTACAAAGCGCCTTGAGAAAGTTAACGGGAGAAAGCAAAAAGAAATTGAAAAGTTTTTGAAGGAAAAGAATATTAAGACGGAGTATTTCCACAAATAA